The following are encoded in a window of bacterium SCSIO 12643 genomic DNA:
- a CDS encoding OmpH family outer membrane protein produces the protein MRKILLAVAIVLSVVSVSFAQSTNKFGHINSQELMSLMPESQTIRTELEAYAKQLETQMQAMATEYQSKMTEYQTNEATWSALIKDSKAKEIADLERRITEFQQNAQQDLSAKEQSLIEPVIKKAQDAIDAVAKANGYTYVFDTSVGSVIVYPEGDDIMALVKKHLGIQ, from the coding sequence ATGAGAAAGATTTTATTAGCCGTAGCAATTGTTTTAAGTGTTGTAAGCGTTTCATTTGCGCAGTCCACTAATAAATTTGGACATATTAACTCGCAAGAATTGATGAGTTTAATGCCGGAAAGCCAAACGATTCGTACGGAGTTGGAAGCTTATGCTAAACAATTGGAAACACAAATGCAGGCGATGGCCACAGAATATCAGTCTAAAATGACAGAATATCAAACCAATGAGGCAACTTGGTCTGCATTAATAAAAGATTCTAAGGCAAAAGAAATCGCTGATTTGGAACGTAGAATTACTGAGTTCCAACAAAATGCGCAACAAGATCTTTCAGCTAAAGAGCAAAGCTTAATTGAGCCGGTAATTAAAAAAGCGCAGGATGCTATTGATGCTGTAGCTAAAGCTAATGGGTATACTTATGTGTTTGATACAAGTGTTGGCTCAGTAATTGTTTACCCTGAAGGAGACGATATAATGGCCTTGGTCAAAAAGCATTTAGGAATTCAATAA
- a CDS encoding OmpH family outer membrane protein gives MLKNFLIIVMLFAAPSLFAQRYAYVDSKYILENMDEYKEAQLEIDAMSKRWQETIEAKMAELDRMRRAYEAEKILLTDELKKQREQEIKDKEQEIRDYQRAKFGVNGELFKKRQELIQPLQDDIFNAIKELAKERSYALIFDKGTNTNILFADPKYDKSDVILKKLGYSAGDK, from the coding sequence ATGTTAAAAAACTTCCTAATTATCGTAATGCTATTTGCGGCACCTTCTTTGTTTGCTCAGCGTTATGCTTATGTTGACTCAAAATATATTCTTGAGAATATGGATGAGTACAAAGAAGCACAGTTAGAGATAGATGCTATGAGTAAAAGGTGGCAGGAAACCATTGAAGCTAAAATGGCTGAATTGGATAGAATGCGAAGAGCTTATGAGGCAGAAAAGATTTTATTGACAGATGAATTAAAAAAGCAAAGAGAACAAGAGATAAAAGATAAGGAACAGGAAATTAGAGATTATCAGAGGGCAAAGTTTGGCGTGAATGGAGAGTTGTTTAAAAAGCGTCAGGAATTAATTCAGCCTTTGCAAGATGATATTTTTAATGCCATTAAGGAATTAGCAAAAGAAAGGAGTTACGCATTGATTTTTGATAAAGGGACAAATACGAATATACTATTTGCAGATCCCAAGTATGATAAAAGTGATGTGATACTCAAAAAATTAGGATATTCGGCTGGCGATAAATAA
- a CDS encoding outer membrane protein assembly factor BamA — MKYIKKENVDLGKRVNRYSLLGSLFFLILWVSPYILKGQISNANNSSIEIDYSTPKKYVLGGIAITGTKVLDPNALVLLTGLTVGSEINIPGDKVSGAIKNLWKQGLFSDISISVQRVVGNKIYLEFAITEQPRLSRFKLNGVSKGEADDIREDINLYRERIVTNNLIVSTKAKIRRFYVDKGFYHAKVDIVQKNDTLFPNHQMMIINVEKNSKVKIEDIVFHGNTQFSDVKLERSFKETKEKNRLRPLEDFDVLLGDLAKAVWKQKSDTIMPMLVGHFSNKIKPRVFKKSKFIRSQYDSDKLLLIQKYKEAGYRDIKVVTDTITSLGDEDLQIDVYIEEGNQYFFRDIKWLGNEKYTSEQLTKILGIKKGDIYNTALLEQRLFMNPSGLDVSSQYMDDGYLFFQVTPTEISVVDDSIDIEIKIYEGAQARINKIFITGNTKTSEHVIRREIRTKPGDLFSRSDIMRTQRELSILGFLDPEKMNVIPKPNPVDGTVDIEYVVGEKPSDQIELSGGYGGFSLIGTLGLTFNNFSTKNFFNKKAWTPLPSGDGQRLSLRGQTSGPIYNSINFSFTEPWLGGKKPNSFTFSTYYTHQAQGSRTAIDSETGAVVDNPLYRSMGTYGITIGLGKRLKWPDDHFQYYQAISYQYYDVNNWPAFQGFSKGYANNIFYRGVLTRSSLDDLNFPKSGSKITLSGQFTPPYSWFNNKDYANLSTEEKFKFVEYNKWKFTAAWYNNFVDKFVIYAKVGFGGLFTYTPEVGTAPFERFYLGGSGLSGFQLDAREVIALRGYDDLSLSPTTGAPFVTKYTAEVRYPFSTNPSAMVYGLVFAEMGNTFNNLETFNPFNNYRSAGVGVKVFLPMFGLLGLDWGYRLDDVPGRANMQRSQVHFSIGANLGEL, encoded by the coding sequence TTGAAGTATATCAAAAAAGAGAACGTAGATTTGGGAAAACGAGTGAACAGATATAGTTTATTAGGTAGTTTGTTTTTTCTTATCTTATGGGTTTCACCTTATATTCTTAAGGGGCAAATCAGCAATGCAAATAATTCCAGTATTGAAATTGATTACTCGACCCCTAAAAAATACGTGTTAGGAGGTATCGCTATTACCGGAACAAAAGTATTAGATCCTAATGCATTGGTGCTATTAACGGGTTTGACTGTAGGTTCCGAAATTAATATTCCGGGAGATAAGGTTTCTGGTGCAATCAAAAATTTATGGAAGCAAGGACTTTTCTCAGATATTTCTATTTCTGTTCAACGTGTAGTTGGGAATAAAATCTATTTGGAGTTCGCGATCACTGAGCAACCGAGACTTTCACGGTTCAAACTGAATGGCGTTTCAAAAGGTGAAGCGGATGATATTCGTGAGGATATTAACTTATATAGAGAAAGAATTGTTACTAATAATCTAATTGTATCTACTAAGGCTAAGATTAGAAGGTTTTACGTAGATAAAGGTTTTTATCATGCTAAAGTAGATATAGTCCAAAAGAACGATACTTTATTCCCGAATCATCAGATGATGATTATCAACGTGGAAAAGAATAGTAAGGTGAAAATTGAGGACATTGTATTTCATGGAAATACGCAGTTTTCGGATGTGAAATTGGAACGTTCATTTAAAGAAACGAAAGAAAAAAATAGATTGCGTCCTCTTGAAGATTTTGATGTTTTACTTGGGGATTTGGCAAAAGCAGTTTGGAAACAGAAAAGTGATACCATTATGCCGATGTTGGTCGGACACTTTTCGAATAAAATTAAGCCAAGAGTATTCAAGAAATCTAAGTTTATAAGATCGCAATACGATAGTGACAAGCTGTTGTTAATTCAAAAATATAAGGAAGCAGGTTATAGAGATATTAAGGTTGTTACGGATACAATTACGTCACTTGGTGATGAAGATTTACAAATTGATGTATATATAGAAGAAGGGAATCAATATTTCTTTAGAGATATTAAGTGGTTAGGGAATGAAAAATATACGTCAGAACAACTTACAAAGATTCTGGGGATAAAGAAGGGTGACATATACAACACCGCATTATTGGAGCAAAGGTTGTTTATGAATCCATCAGGATTGGATGTGAGTTCACAATATATGGATGATGGATATTTATTCTTCCAGGTGACTCCGACTGAAATAAGTGTGGTAGATGATTCAATTGACATTGAAATAAAAATCTATGAAGGTGCACAGGCAAGAATTAATAAAATATTTATTACTGGAAACACAAAGACCAGTGAGCATGTAATTCGTAGAGAAATCAGAACAAAACCCGGAGATTTATTTAGTCGTTCTGACATCATGAGAACACAGCGTGAACTATCTATTTTAGGGTTTCTGGATCCGGAAAAGATGAATGTGATTCCAAAGCCTAACCCGGTAGATGGAACGGTTGATATTGAATATGTCGTAGGAGAAAAACCCTCAGATCAAATCGAGCTATCTGGTGGTTACGGTGGTTTTTCTTTAATTGGTACATTAGGGCTGACTTTTAATAATTTTTCTACAAAGAATTTCTTTAATAAAAAAGCATGGACACCGTTACCTTCAGGAGATGGGCAAAGGTTGAGTTTAAGAGGGCAAACAAGTGGGCCGATTTATAACTCCATTAACTTTTCTTTTACAGAACCATGGTTAGGAGGTAAGAAGCCAAATTCATTTACATTTTCAACTTATTACACACATCAGGCGCAAGGTTCTCGAACAGCAATCGATAGTGAAACCGGGGCAGTTGTGGATAACCCATTATACAGATCTATGGGGACCTATGGAATTACGATTGGGTTAGGAAAAAGATTAAAATGGCCTGATGATCATTTTCAATATTATCAAGCGATTTCATACCAGTATTATGATGTGAATAATTGGCCAGCGTTTCAGGGGTTTTCTAAGGGATATGCAAACAATATTTTTTATAGAGGAGTTTTAACACGAAGCTCATTGGACGATTTGAATTTCCCAAAATCTGGATCTAAGATTACATTATCAGGACAGTTTACCCCACCATATTCGTGGTTTAACAATAAGGATTATGCAAACTTAAGTACGGAGGAAAAATTCAAATTTGTAGAATACAACAAATGGAAGTTTACAGCGGCCTGGTATAATAATTTCGTAGATAAGTTTGTAATCTATGCTAAAGTTGGATTTGGAGGTTTATTTACATACACCCCGGAAGTAGGAACAGCGCCATTTGAAAGGTTTTATTTAGGAGGATCAGGATTGTCAGGTTTCCAGTTGGACGCCAGAGAGGTAATTGCGCTACGTGGATATGATGATTTATCGTTGTCTCCAACAACGGGGGCGCCATTTGTAACCAAGTATACTGCTGAAGTGAGATACCCTTTTTCTACGAATCCGAGTGCTATGGTTTACGGGTTAGTTTTTGCTGAAATGGGAAATACTTTTAATAATCTAGAAACGTTTAACCCTTTTAATAATTATAGATCCGCTGGTGTCGGAGTTAAAGTGTTTTTACCTATGTTTGGTCTGTTAGGGCTTGACTGGGGATATCGTTTAGATGATGTTCCTGGAAGAGCGAATATGCAACGATCTCAAGTTCACTTTTCCATCGGTGCGAATCTTGGAGAACTTTAA
- a CDS encoding isoprenyl transferase, with the protein MGEKRHKKISEVPSHIAVIMDGNGRWAKEKGKARIFGHKNALTAVRETIEGAAEAGVDYLTLYAFSSENWNRPKLEVAALMELLVSSIRKELVTLNENDIRLLAIGDISALPKKGQKELKGAMESTKNNKRMTLILALSYGARAEILEAAKRIATDVKNGEISVADIDENRFEQYLATDSIPDPDLLIRTSGETRISNFLLWQIAYSELLFVQKYWPDFRKEDLNKAIEVYQKRERRFGKTSEQI; encoded by the coding sequence ATGGGAGAAAAACGTCATAAGAAGATATCTGAAGTACCATCACATATAGCTGTAATTATGGATGGTAATGGGCGTTGGGCTAAGGAAAAAGGTAAAGCCAGAATTTTTGGTCATAAAAATGCACTTACTGCTGTTCGAGAAACTATTGAAGGGGCAGCGGAAGCAGGTGTGGATTACTTGACCTTATACGCTTTTTCTTCAGAAAATTGGAATAGACCAAAACTAGAAGTAGCAGCTTTAATGGAGCTGTTGGTGTCCTCGATAAGAAAAGAGTTAGTTACCTTAAATGAGAATGATATTAGGTTATTGGCTATTGGGGATATTAGCGCTTTACCTAAAAAGGGGCAGAAGGAGTTGAAAGGTGCAATGGAAAGCACCAAGAATAATAAAAGAATGACATTGATTCTGGCTTTGAGTTATGGAGCTAGAGCAGAGATATTAGAAGCTGCGAAAAGAATCGCTACCGATGTTAAAAATGGTGAAATAAGTGTAGCTGATATTGATGAGAATAGATTTGAACAATATCTTGCCACCGATTCTATACCAGATCCCGATTTGTTAATACGAACAAGTGGTGAAACCAGAATTAGTAATTTCTTACTTTGGCAGATTGCATATTCTGAATTATTATTTGTCCAAAAGTATTGGCCGGATTTTAGGAAAGAGGATTTAAACAAAGCGATTGAAGTATATCAAAAAAGAGAACGTAGATTTGGGAAAACGAGTGAACAGATATAG